From Nicotiana tabacum cultivar K326 chromosome 22, ASM71507v2, whole genome shotgun sequence, one genomic window encodes:
- the LOC107810218 gene encoding pumilio homolog 12-like, translated as MLPIVRKMENGVNELENDEFEKLLGEIPNVTSRNSYPEESGAINCPKNQKLVSSNGALALDRSKSIGVGEPYKINGILGELKEFGNRVQTPMEKRFESEEINLPNEQAITSAFAELHVKDGDLLDSAVPLASSTPLLNHLAVVNGQRKNGLGKIPSNLDSKVVVVPSPRTPNNLPTAFNGFTPIGENYGHQSGYVHRMENISAAVPLPPGVQGVHLLPPIHPVDIPVISNQQHYFLDVTSPVPYFHSQINRPHGACRQEEQHYFLYMQQLRNQQLDSQRLIQPNGMITSRAINSSPRPPFMELPIPQVNQQVSRSISPLNPLFCSVGSDAQQGLDKAEKQYFPERMLIRSHGLEPVKSAKFGSFGGNNCLSNMNRNRRVLPGAYPKRGFYTPSMESRLDCLDSRSYSPDVVDLKFHRRSQSQEYNLIDDFAGRIYLMAKDQNGCRFLQRKFAEGTSEDVEKIFPEIIVHIVELMIDPFGNYLVQKLLEVCNEDQRMQILRAITRKAGDLVMISCDMHGTRAVQKVVETLKTPEQFSMIVSSLKPGLVNLIKDMNGNHVAQRCLQYLTPEYREFLFEAAITNCVELATDRHGCCVLQKCLSQSDGGQRHRLIYEITSNALVLSQDPFGNYVVQYIFDIGIPWATADIFDQLRGKYADLSMQKYSSNVVEKCLKHTDEERCSYIIEELISDPRLDQIMQDPYGNYVIQAALNISKGALRAALVEAVRAHVPILRTSPYGKKVLSCNSLKK; from the exons ATGCTGCCTATTGTTCGAAAAATGGAGAATGGAGTAAATGAACTGGAAAATGATGAGTTTGAGAAACTTCTTGGAGAGATTCCAAATGTTACTTCTCGGAATTCATATCCCGAGGAATCTGGAGCTATCAATTGCCCAAAAAATCAGAAGTTGGTATCCTCAAATGGGGCTTTGGCTTTGGATAGGTCGAAGAGCATTGGTGTCGGTGAGCCATATAAAATCAATGGGATCTTAGGTGAGCTAAAAGAATTTGGTAACCGAGTCCAAACGCCAATGGAAAAGAGGTTTGAGTCGGAAGAAATAAATTTACCAAATGAACAGGCTATAACATCCGCATTTGCTGAGCTGCATGTAAAAGATGGCGACTTGTTAGACTCTGCAGTTCCTCTGGCCAGTTCTACGCCGTTGCTGAACCATTTAGCTGTTGTGAATGGACAACGCAAAAATGGCTTAGGTAAAATCCCTTCGAATTTGGATTCCAAAGTGGTAGTTGTTCCCTCTCCAAGAACACCAAATAATCTACCGACTGCTTTTAATGGTTTTACTCCTATTGGAGAAAATTATGGGCACCAAAGTGGATATGTACATAGAATGGAGAACATATCTGCAGCTGTACCATTACCTCCTGGAGTACAAGGTGTTCACCTACTTCCACCAATTCATCCGGTAGATATTCCAGTAATTTCCAATCAACAACATTATTTCTTGGATGTTACATCACCAGTTCCTTACTTCCACTCACAAATCAATCGGCCCCACGGAGCTTGTCGACAAGAGGAACAACATTATTTCTTATATATGCAGCAGCTCCGAAATCAACAGTTGGACAGTCAACGTCTAATTCAACCAAATGGGATGATAACAAGTAGAGCAATCAATAGTAGCCCCCGACCACCATTCATGGAGCTGCCCATTCCTCAAGTCAACCAGCAAGTTTCAAGGAGTATAAGCCCGTTAAATCCCCTGTTTTGCTCCGTGGGTTCTGATGCACAGCAAGGTCTAGACAAAGCAGAGAAACAATATTTTCCTGAAAGAATGTTAATACGATCACATGGATTGGAGCCAGTCAAGTCAGCTAAATTCGGTTCTTTTGGAGGTAATAATTGTCTTTCAAATATGAACCGAAATAGAAGAGTTCTACCCGGTGCTTATCCGAAGCGGGGTTTCTATACTCCAAGTATGGAATCTCGCTTGGATTGTTTAGATTCAAGAAGCTATTCTCCTGATGTTGTTGATCTCAAATTTCATCGGAGGTCACAATCTCAAGAGTAtaatttaattgatgattttgcTGGAAGAATATATCTCATGGCGAAGGATCAAAATGGATGCCGCTTCTTGCAAAGGAAATTTGCAGAAGGAACTTCAGAAGATGTTGAAAAGATTTTTCCTGAGATTATTGTTCATATCGTGGAGCTCATGATTGACCCCTTTGGCAATTACCTTGTTCAAAAGCTTCTTGAGGTGTGCAATGAGGATCAGCGAATGCAGATACTTCGTGCAATTACTAGAAAAGCTGGGGATCTTGTAATGATTTCATGTGACATGCACGG GACTCGAGCTGTGCAAAAAGTTGTTGAAACGCTTAAAACACCTGAACAGTTTTCCATGATTGTGTCCTCATTGAAACCCGGTTTAGTGAATTTAATCAAAGACATGAATGGAAACCATGTTGCACAGCGGTGCTTGCAATACTTAACACCTGAATATAGAGAA TTCCTGTTTGAAGCTGCTATTACCAACTGTGTTGAACTTGCAACAGATCGTCATGGTTGTTGTGTGCTTCAGAAATGCCTTAGCCAATCTGATGGTGGCCAAAGACATCGACTAATCTATGAGATCACTTCTAATGCTTTGGTTCTTTCTCAAGATCCATTTGG GAATTATGTTGTGCAATATATTTTCGATATTGGTATTCCTTGGGCGACAGCAGATATCTTTGACCAGCTGAGGGGTAAATATGCTGACCTTTCTATGCAAAAATACAGCAGTAATGTAGTCGAGAAATGCCTAAAGCATACAGATGAAGAACGTTGTTCATATATTATTGAGGAGCTGATAAGTGATCCTCGACTAGACCAGATCATGCAGGATCCATATGGAAACTATGTTATCCAAGCTGCTCTAAATATCTCAAAG GGAGCTCTGCGTGCTGCACTAGTGGAGGCCGTGAGAGCCCATGTTCCTATTCTTCGGACCAGTCCTTATGGGAAGAAGGTCCTTTCATGCAATAGTCTTAAAAAATAA